The Flaviramulus sp. BrNp1-15 genome has a window encoding:
- a CDS encoding M23 family metallopeptidase has product MKEKKKKPKKIKRKLLDKYRLVILNENTFEERLSFKLTRLNVFVLSSLLAIFLITLTYLLIAFTPLREYIPGYSSTALKKQATELSYKTDSLQHVIFMNDRYYESIKKVLKGDVSVEEFNKDSIIEAVKLEASEVDLNPNLQDSLLREKVDKEDKYNLFESATSASNFVLFPPVNGTISSEYNAKEKHYAVDIVVAKDTPVKATADGIVIFAEWTAGTGYVIIIEHSYGLISVYKHNTALTKEQGDLVKAGEVIATAGNAGELSTGPHLHFELWNDGYPINPTNFIDFK; this is encoded by the coding sequence ATGAAAGAGAAAAAAAAGAAACCAAAAAAGATTAAACGAAAACTACTCGATAAGTACCGGTTAGTTATATTGAATGAAAACACATTTGAAGAACGCTTATCGTTTAAATTAACACGTTTAAATGTTTTTGTGTTATCATCTTTATTGGCAATTTTTTTAATTACTCTAACATATTTATTAATTGCTTTTACGCCGCTTAGAGAGTATATTCCAGGATATTCATCAACAGCGCTAAAAAAACAAGCTACAGAACTAAGTTATAAAACAGACTCTCTACAGCATGTTATATTCATGAATGACAGGTATTATGAGTCTATAAAGAAAGTACTAAAAGGCGATGTAAGTGTTGAAGAATTTAATAAAGATTCAATTATTGAAGCTGTTAAATTAGAAGCAAGCGAGGTAGATTTAAATCCAAATTTACAAGATTCACTTTTACGCGAAAAAGTAGACAAAGAAGATAAATATAATTTATTTGAATCGGCTACATCGGCATCAAACTTTGTGTTGTTTCCACCAGTAAATGGCACTATTAGTTCAGAATATAACGCTAAAGAAAAACATTATGCGGTTGATATTGTGGTGGCAAAAGACACTCCGGTAAAAGCGACTGCAGATGGAATTGTTATTTTTGCTGAATGGACAGCTGGCACAGGTTACGTAATTATTATTGAACATAGTTACGGATTGATTTCTGTTTACAAACACAATACAGCTTTAACAAAAGAACAAGGCGATTTGGTTAAAGCAGGAGAAGTTATTGCAACTGCTGGAAATGCAGGTGAATTGTCTACAGGACCACATTTACATTTTGAACTTTGGAATGACGGTTACCCAATAAACCCTACAAACTTTATAGATTTCAAATAA
- a CDS encoding DNA polymerase III subunit delta' → MLFEDVLGQNHIKNHLTQSVDNGRIPHAQLFVGKEGSGTLPMALAYAQYILCSNSGGENNNGNEACNLKFKNFSHPDLHFAFPVTTSDKAKSHPISSHYLEEWRQLLKEQPYGNLFDWYKLLGVDNKQGQIGVDEAQDIVKSLTLKSYEGGYKVMLIWIAEKMNTACANKLLKLIEEPPNKTVFILITEDEEQIINTIKSRCQILHFPPLAEDVIIDALIKEYNIDVNVATKIAHQANGNYNKACDLVYHDSEDLQFETWFIFWIRSAFKAKGNKAAIHDLISWSEDIAKTGRETQKQFLNFCLDFFRQALLLNYNATDLVFLEPKTEKFKLENFAPYVHGNNILEISNELQDAIYHIERNGNSKIILTDLSIKLTRLLHKKPA, encoded by the coding sequence ATGCTTTTCGAAGATGTTTTAGGCCAAAATCACATTAAAAACCATTTAACACAAAGTGTTGATAATGGAAGGATTCCTCACGCCCAATTATTTGTAGGTAAGGAAGGAAGCGGAACATTGCCAATGGCTTTGGCTTATGCTCAATACATTTTATGTTCTAATTCTGGAGGTGAAAATAACAACGGAAATGAAGCCTGCAACCTAAAGTTTAAAAACTTTTCGCATCCAGATTTACATTTTGCTTTTCCTGTAACCACTAGCGATAAAGCTAAAAGTCACCCTATTTCAAGTCATTATTTAGAAGAGTGGCGCCAATTATTAAAAGAACAGCCTTACGGAAATTTGTTTGACTGGTATAAACTACTTGGTGTTGATAATAAACAAGGGCAAATTGGTGTTGATGAAGCACAAGATATTGTAAAGTCGCTTACTTTAAAATCTTACGAAGGAGGTTATAAAGTGATGTTGATTTGGATAGCCGAAAAAATGAATACCGCTTGTGCAAATAAGCTTTTAAAACTTATTGAAGAACCACCAAATAAAACGGTTTTCATTTTAATTACAGAAGACGAAGAACAAATAATTAATACTATAAAATCGCGTTGCCAGATTTTACATTTTCCTCCTTTAGCTGAAGATGTTATAATTGATGCCTTAATTAAAGAATACAATATAGATGTAAATGTAGCAACCAAAATTGCGCATCAGGCTAACGGAAACTATAATAAAGCTTGCGATTTAGTTTATCATGATTCTGAAGATTTACAATTTGAAACTTGGTTTATTTTCTGGATTAGAAGCGCCTTTAAAGCCAAAGGAAATAAAGCGGCAATACATGATTTAATTTCCTGGAGTGAAGACATTGCTAAAACAGGTCGTGAAACTCAAAAACAATTTTTAAATTTTTGTTTAGACTTTTTCCGTCAAGCTTTACTATTAAATTATAATGCTACAGATTTAGTTTTTTTAGAACCTAAAACTGAAAAGTTTAAACTTGAAAACTTTGCGCCTTATGTACACGGAAATAATATTCTTGAAATTAGTAATGAATTACAAGATGCCATTTACCACATTGAACGCAACGGAAATTCTAAAATTATTTTAACAGATTTATCTATCAAATTAACGCGCTTACTTCACAAAAAACCAGCTTAG
- a CDS encoding diacylglycerol kinase family protein, with the protein MKASSKKWFVIVNPTSGNGSAKKKWIKIERLLKQHKFNFDFAFTEYEKHSSKLVQEAIKKDITNIISVGGDGTLHNIVNGIMTQNILPSNSVNVGVIPIGTGNDWIKTHKIPKNIKDALNIIKSGYIMHQDLGEIDFKNSNKPSVFFNNAAGVGFDGYVVSKVEKLKNIGALSYLYGALTGIFFFKNFGCKINVNSKEISENILMLSVGICKYSGGGMQLTSKPNPFDGLLDVSIAKNFNSWNVIKNLVNLFNGKIDTIKKVQTLKTTSLNIEVNQTNAPLIQADGELIGSGDIEIRVLPKAFSFFGSRV; encoded by the coding sequence GTGAAAGCTTCTTCAAAAAAATGGTTTGTAATAGTCAATCCAACTTCTGGAAACGGTTCTGCTAAAAAAAAGTGGATAAAAATAGAACGCTTATTGAAGCAACATAAATTCAATTTTGATTTCGCTTTTACCGAATATGAAAAACATAGTTCTAAGCTCGTTCAAGAAGCTATAAAAAAAGACATTACAAATATTATTAGTGTTGGTGGCGATGGCACATTACATAATATTGTAAATGGTATTATGACTCAAAACATTTTACCTTCAAACTCTGTTAATGTTGGTGTAATACCCATTGGTACAGGTAACGATTGGATTAAAACACATAAGATTCCCAAAAACATTAAAGACGCTTTAAATATCATTAAAAGTGGCTACATAATGCATCAAGATTTAGGTGAAATTGACTTTAAAAACTCTAATAAGCCTTCCGTGTTTTTTAATAATGCTGCGGGCGTTGGTTTTGATGGCTATGTTGTTAGTAAAGTTGAAAAGTTAAAAAATATTGGAGCTTTATCTTATTTGTATGGGGCTCTAACTGGAATTTTCTTTTTTAAAAATTTCGGATGTAAGATTAATGTTAATTCTAAAGAAATCTCAGAGAATATACTAATGCTTTCAGTTGGTATTTGTAAATATTCTGGAGGTGGCATGCAACTTACAAGCAAGCCAAACCCCTTTGATGGTTTACTTGATGTAAGTATTGCAAAAAATTTCAATTCGTGGAATGTTATAAAGAATTTGGTGAATTTATTTAACGGAAAAATCGACACTATTAAAAAAGTACAAACGCTAAAAACAACTTCACTTAATATTGAAGTTAATCAAACCAACGCGCCTTTAATTCAAGCAGATGGAGAACTTATTGGTTCTGGAGATATTGAAATAAGAGTATTACCAAAAGCTTTTTCGTTCTTTGGTTCAAGAGTTTAA
- a CDS encoding DUF4837 family protein — MRYLLFSMLSLFLLMSCGDKKNTKEKFIQDSSGAINNVSVVTENDLWDGRVGEAIRAVLAKPIYGLPQDEPTFTISQIPPAVFSGFVTKNRTVLRIDTSNEAGIKILEDVYAKPQKVIVVSGKTKEDIINVITENESKIIETFRKEEMKERMRQMAKSPHSFSSIESKLGLTIKFASIFDLAKEDGNFFWFRKDITTGHSHLMLYELPYDAIKRNDSVAVQLIKIRDSIGQKYFKGRLDENLDKDGNKITSYMVTEDAYTPFLQETIVDNKPAFESKGIWELTNDFMGGPFVTYAIEDKINKRWVIIEGFLFAPSVEKRNYLLELEAIIKSVKID, encoded by the coding sequence ATGCGATATCTTCTTTTTTCAATGTTATCATTGTTTCTTTTAATGTCTTGTGGCGATAAAAAAAACACAAAAGAAAAGTTTATTCAAGACTCTTCTGGAGCTATTAATAATGTATCTGTTGTTACAGAAAACGACTTATGGGATGGACGTGTTGGAGAGGCTATAAGAGCAGTACTTGCAAAACCAATTTATGGCTTACCGCAAGATGAACCAACATTTACAATTAGTCAAATTCCTCCAGCAGTTTTTTCAGGGTTTGTTACAAAAAACAGAACCGTTCTAAGAATTGATACGAGTAATGAAGCGGGAATTAAAATTTTAGAAGATGTTTATGCAAAACCTCAAAAAGTTATTGTGGTTTCTGGTAAAACAAAGGAGGATATTATTAATGTGATTACCGAAAACGAATCTAAAATAATTGAAACTTTTAGAAAAGAAGAAATGAAGGAAAGGATGCGCCAAATGGCTAAATCACCTCATAGTTTTAGTTCTATTGAAAGTAAGCTAGGTTTAACAATCAAATTTGCATCTATTTTTGACTTAGCAAAAGAAGACGGAAACTTCTTTTGGTTTAGAAAAGATATTACTACTGGACACTCGCATTTAATGCTATATGAATTACCTTATGATGCTATTAAAAGAAATGATAGCGTAGCAGTACAATTAATTAAAATTAGAGATTCTATAGGACAAAAGTATTTTAAAGGGAGATTAGACGAAAACCTAGATAAGGATGGAAATAAAATTACTTCTTACATGGTTACAGAAGATGCATATACACCATTTCTTCAAGAAACCATAGTCGATAATAAACCTGCTTTTGAAAGTAAGGGTATTTGGGAATTAACCAATGATTTTATGGGTGGCCCATTTGTAACCTACGCAATTGAAGATAAAATTAACAAACGTTGGGTAATTATTGAAGGGTTTTTGTTTGCACCTTCAGTTGAAAAACGTAATTATTTGCTTGAACTGGAAGCAATAATTAAATCAGTTAAAATAGATTAA
- the pgk gene encoding phosphoglycerate kinase, which translates to MKTLNDFNFENKKALIRVDFNVPLNEKFEVTDVTRIISAKPTIIKILEDGGSCILMSHLGRPKGVQDEFSLRHIADKVEDVLGVEVIFVDECVGEKAEAAAANLEPGQILLLENLRFHKEETAGDVDFAKQLSKLGDIYVNDAFGTAHRAHASTTIVAQFFEGKKCFGNLLAQEIESIKKVMETGEKPVLAILGGAKVSSKITIIENILDKVDHLIIGGGMAFTFVKAQGGKIGNSICEDDKMELALDILKQAKAKNVQVHIPVDTVAADAFSNDANTQIVDINAIPDGWEGVDAGPKSRAQFHDVVMQSKTILWNGPLGVFEMESFAKGTIELGNSIAEATKNGAFSLVGGGDSVAAVKQFGFEDQVSYVSTGGGAMLESLEGKTLPGIAAILE; encoded by the coding sequence ATGAAGACTCTAAATGATTTTAATTTCGAAAATAAAAAAGCATTAATTCGTGTTGATTTTAATGTTCCTTTAAATGAAAAATTTGAAGTAACAGATGTTACAAGAATCATATCTGCAAAACCAACAATCATTAAAATTTTAGAAGATGGAGGAAGCTGTATTTTAATGTCTCATTTGGGTCGACCAAAAGGAGTTCAGGATGAGTTTTCGTTAAGACATATAGCAGATAAAGTTGAAGATGTTTTAGGTGTTGAAGTCATTTTTGTTGATGAATGTGTTGGAGAAAAAGCAGAAGCTGCTGCAGCTAATTTAGAGCCAGGACAAATTTTATTATTAGAAAACTTACGTTTTCATAAAGAAGAAACTGCTGGAGATGTTGATTTTGCAAAACAACTTTCAAAATTAGGAGACATTTATGTAAATGATGCTTTTGGTACAGCGCATAGAGCACATGCTTCAACAACTATTGTTGCTCAATTTTTTGAAGGCAAAAAGTGCTTTGGAAACTTATTAGCTCAAGAAATAGAGAGTATTAAAAAAGTAATGGAAACTGGAGAAAAACCAGTGTTGGCTATTCTTGGAGGCGCAAAAGTATCATCAAAAATTACTATTATAGAAAACATTTTAGATAAAGTAGACCATTTGATTATTGGAGGAGGAATGGCGTTTACTTTTGTTAAAGCTCAAGGCGGAAAAATTGGAAATTCTATTTGTGAGGATGATAAAATGGAATTGGCTTTAGATATTTTAAAACAAGCTAAAGCCAAAAACGTACAAGTACATATTCCTGTTGATACAGTAGCTGCCGATGCATTTAGTAACGATGCAAATACTCAAATAGTTGATATAAATGCAATTCCTGATGGTTGGGAAGGTGTAGATGCTGGACCAAAATCTAGAGCACAATTTCACGATGTTGTAATGCAAAGCAAAACTATTTTATGGAATGGACCGTTAGGTGTTTTTGAAATGGAAAGTTTTGCAAAGGGAACTATAGAATTAGGAAACTCTATTGCTGAGGCGACTAAAAACGGGGCGTTTTCATTAGTTGGTGGAGGCGATTCTGTTGCAGCTGTAAAACAATTTGGTTTTGAAGACCAAGTAAGTTATGTAAGTACTGGTGGTGGCGCTATGTTAGAAAGTTTAGAAGGGAAAACACTTCCAGGAATTGCTGCTATTTTAGAATAA
- a CDS encoding MFS transporter, translating into METKNLQRVALSTYFFLSGLCFSSWASRIPTIKGFFQLNDAQLGSILLVMPVSALVGTIASGWLVSKFDSRDPLLVSFLFFALSLIGVSYAKTTFILILLLSVFSICMRILNIAMNAQSIALQGKFRKKIVGSFHGIWSLGGVIGVLFSTVMVKNGISMATHLTIIALITVIGCLIAYKYSLTNDRSSKGNKLIFGKPDPFILYLGLIIFFAAICEGGMYDWSGIYFKEIVKEEVFTYGYLLFMTCMATSRFFLDRLLDKLGMPVMYVFSGLLISVGILSAILFPQFWTAIIGFCLVGIGVSAIFPMTYILAGKSKKYSPGMAISIVGTYSIVGMFIGPPLIGYLSHTFGLQKAFLIFMFCGLMFIPISQLFFKKSEIKSLD; encoded by the coding sequence ATGGAAACCAAAAACCTTCAACGAGTTGCCCTAAGTACATACTTTTTTTTATCTGGCTTGTGCTTTTCTTCATGGGCATCAAGAATACCGACAATTAAAGGGTTTTTTCAGTTAAATGACGCACAATTAGGTTCTATTTTATTAGTTATGCCAGTTAGTGCATTGGTTGGAACTATTGCTTCGGGTTGGTTGGTGTCTAAGTTTGACAGTAGAGATCCGTTATTAGTATCTTTTTTGTTTTTTGCATTGTCTTTAATAGGTGTTTCTTATGCTAAAACTACATTTATACTTATTCTCTTGTTGAGTGTTTTTTCAATATGTATGCGTATACTTAATATTGCTATGAATGCACAGTCTATAGCGCTTCAAGGCAAATTTAGAAAGAAAATAGTTGGATCTTTTCATGGTATTTGGAGTTTGGGTGGTGTTATAGGTGTATTGTTTTCTACGGTTATGGTTAAAAATGGAATTTCAATGGCAACTCACCTCACCATTATTGCATTAATAACTGTTATAGGGTGTTTAATTGCTTATAAATATTCATTAACAAACGACAGGTCTTCTAAAGGGAATAAGTTAATTTTTGGTAAACCAGACCCTTTTATTTTGTACTTAGGTTTGATTATATTTTTTGCTGCTATTTGCGAAGGCGGAATGTATGATTGGAGCGGTATTTATTTTAAAGAAATTGTAAAAGAAGAGGTGTTTACTTATGGCTATTTATTGTTTATGACATGTATGGCAACATCTAGGTTTTTCTTAGATAGATTATTAGATAAATTAGGGATGCCAGTTATGTATGTTTTTAGCGGATTATTAATTTCTGTTGGTATATTATCGGCAATTCTATTCCCTCAGTTCTGGACAGCTATAATTGGGTTTTGTCTAGTAGGCATAGGAGTTTCGGCTATTTTCCCTATGACGTATATTTTGGCTGGTAAGTCTAAAAAATATTCTCCTGGGATGGCAATTTCAATAGTAGGAACTTACTCAATTGTTGGAATGTTTATAGGCCCACCATTAATAGGGTATTTATCACATACTTTTGGCTTACAAAAAGCCTTTTTAATATTTATGTTTTGTGGGTTGATGTTTATTCCAATCTCCCAATTATTTTTTAAAAAATCGGAAATTAAAAGCTTAGATTAA
- a CDS encoding OmpH family outer membrane protein: MKNIIYVALVMLVLSSCQKEKKIGFIDNGTVINDYQEKIDLEAKFQVKQEAFRKRADSISLAFQQEVQSTQTLAQKSSQRKAQELMGGLQQKQQLLQQQMQVEQQQLTQGFQADIDSVIVKVKDFVKGYGKTNGYTYILGTSDAAASVLYGTDENDLTQTILDALNADYKKE; the protein is encoded by the coding sequence ATGAAAAATATAATTTATGTTGCCTTAGTCATGTTAGTGTTGTCTTCTTGTCAAAAAGAGAAAAAAATTGGATTTATAGATAACGGAACAGTAATTAACGACTATCAAGAAAAAATAGATTTAGAAGCAAAGTTTCAAGTAAAACAAGAGGCTTTTAGAAAAAGAGCAGATAGTATTAGTCTAGCATTTCAACAAGAGGTTCAAAGCACACAAACTCTTGCTCAAAAATCTTCTCAAAGAAAAGCTCAAGAATTAATGGGAGGCTTACAACAAAAGCAACAATTATTACAGCAGCAAATGCAAGTTGAGCAGCAACAATTAACACAAGGGTTTCAAGCAGATATAGACTCTGTAATTGTTAAAGTGAAGGATTTTGTGAAAGGTTATGGTAAAACAAATGGTTACACATATATTTTAGGAACTAGTGATGCAGCAGCTTCTGTATTATATGGGACAGATGAAAATGACTTAACACAAACCATTTTAGATGCGTTAAATGCAGATTATAAAAAGGAATAA
- a CDS encoding LysM peptidoglycan-binding domain-containing protein, producing the protein MAFRFSIIIFFLNIVLCFSQTQDSVALQNTTIKDSLIDGITHTIKSIKAETDSTSIKKLEDNEFAAQLDEKWFEELYSNSLFDTIYKSVTELSFEEIDYPELHTDTLKARLKELDARTPFNVEYNPSLESVIKSYLKHRRKSIQKLITLSAFYFPMFERELDLYDIPLEVKYLAIVESALKPRAKSRVGATGLWQFMFSTGKMYGLDVSSYVDERSDPIKSTEAAAKYLARLYKIFGDWDLALAAYNSGPGNVTKAIRRSGGYKNYWNIRHNLPRETAGYLPAFLANMYIFEYAEEHGFKKIKPETAYFETDTVRVKRMITLDQVSELTGTPIEELQFLNPSYKLDIIPFIKDENYTLRLPIGVIGNFVNNEEKIYAFAKEEFDKREKPLPQFFNANDKVRYRVKSGDYLGKISRLYGVRVSDIKKWNGLRSNNLSIGQRLTIYPRKPHVSSSSSTTATVKTKPITGSVITYVVKSGDSLWSISQKFPGVSIQNIKDWNGISGSKLKPGMKLKIAKS; encoded by the coding sequence ATGGCTTTTCGGTTTTCTATAATTATATTTTTTCTAAATATAGTCTTGTGTTTTTCGCAAACTCAAGACTCTGTGGCGTTACAAAACACAACAATTAAAGACTCTTTAATTGATGGAATAACTCACACCATAAAATCTATTAAAGCAGAAACAGATAGTACTTCAATTAAAAAATTAGAAGATAACGAGTTTGCAGCCCAATTAGATGAGAAATGGTTTGAAGAACTTTATAGTAACAGTTTATTTGATACAATTTATAAATCGGTTACCGAATTATCCTTCGAAGAAATTGACTATCCAGAATTACATACCGATACACTTAAAGCCAGATTAAAAGAACTAGATGCTCGCACACCTTTTAATGTAGAGTATAATCCGTCGTTAGAAAGTGTTATAAAATCATATTTAAAGCATAGACGAAAATCTATTCAAAAATTAATCACGTTAAGCGCTTTTTATTTCCCAATGTTTGAACGAGAGTTAGATCTTTACGATATTCCTCTAGAAGTAAAATATTTGGCTATTGTTGAGTCTGCTTTAAAACCTAGAGCAAAATCAAGAGTTGGAGCAACAGGTTTGTGGCAATTCATGTTTAGTACAGGAAAAATGTATGGATTAGATGTAAGTAGTTATGTTGATGAACGTAGCGATCCTATAAAATCTACAGAAGCGGCAGCAAAATATTTAGCAAGATTATATAAGATTTTTGGAGACTGGGATTTGGCATTAGCAGCATATAATTCTGGCCCAGGAAATGTTACAAAAGCCATTAGGCGTTCTGGAGGATATAAAAACTACTGGAATATCAGGCATAATTTGCCACGAGAAACAGCGGGTTATCTACCAGCTTTTTTAGCAAATATGTATATTTTTGAGTATGCAGAAGAACATGGTTTTAAAAAAATTAAACCAGAAACAGCTTATTTCGAAACCGATACAGTTAGAGTTAAGCGAATGATAACCCTAGATCAAGTTTCAGAGCTTACAGGAACCCCAATTGAAGAACTTCAGTTTTTAAATCCATCATACAAATTAGATATTATTCCTTTCATAAAAGACGAAAACTATACACTACGTTTACCAATTGGTGTTATAGGTAATTTTGTAAATAACGAAGAGAAAATCTATGCGTTTGCTAAAGAAGAGTTTGATAAAAGAGAAAAACCGTTGCCTCAGTTTTTCAATGCAAATGATAAAGTGCGTTATCGAGTAAAATCTGGAGATTATTTAGGTAAAATCTCAAGACTTTATGGTGTTAGAGTTAGTGATATAAAGAAATGGAACGGGTTACGAAGCAATAACTTAAGTATTGGGCAGCGTCTTACTATTTATCCGCGAAAACCACATGTTTCAAGCTCTAGTTCTACAACAGCAACAGTTAAAACAAAACCTATTACCGGAAGTGTTATAACTTATGTTGTTAAGTCTGGAGATTCGTTGTGGAGCATTTCTCAAAAATTTCCTGGAGTTTCTATTCAAAATATTAAAGATTGGAACGGTATTAGTGGTAGTAAATTAAAACCAGGAATGAAACTTAAAATAGCGAAAAGCTAA
- a CDS encoding GH3 auxin-responsive promoter family protein, producing the protein MISLKSTIAKSFAKRIYKKTRKWAERPIETQNKVFEELISQATSTQFGKDHDFISINNHEDFVKRVPVRDYEALKPYVERVVAGEENILWEGKPIYFAKTSGTTSGSKYIPITKESMPSHVEAARNAILMYIYETGNSKFVDGKMIFLQGSPILTEQNGIQLGRLSGIVAHYVPKYLQKNRMPSWETNCIEDWETKVDAIVEETLPENMTVISGIPSWVQMYFEKLQQKTGEKIGDIFKNFNLFIFGGVNYQPYRAKFENLIGRKVDSIELYPASEGFFAYQDTQNERGMLLQLNSGIFYEFIKADEFFNKNPKRITIKDVEIGVNYVMIISTNAGLWAYNIGDTVEFTSTKPYRVIVSGRIKHFISAFGEHVIGKEVEQAIQEATVNTNIRVSEFTVAPQINPKEGLPYHEWFIEFENEPDNLSVFAKKIDESLQKQNSYYFDLIKGSVLQPLKITKVKKEGFQDYMKSVGKLGGQNKLPRLSNDRKIVDSFTQHN; encoded by the coding sequence ATGATTTCATTAAAATCAACTATTGCAAAATCTTTTGCAAAACGTATTTATAAAAAAACTAGAAAATGGGCCGAAAGACCTATTGAAACTCAAAATAAAGTATTTGAAGAGTTAATATCTCAAGCTACAAGCACTCAGTTTGGTAAAGACCATGATTTTATAAGTATAAATAATCATGAAGACTTTGTTAAGCGCGTTCCAGTAAGAGATTATGAAGCTCTTAAACCTTATGTAGAAAGGGTGGTTGCTGGAGAAGAAAACATACTATGGGAAGGCAAACCCATTTATTTTGCTAAAACATCAGGGACAACATCAGGTTCAAAATACATTCCTATAACTAAGGAAAGCATGCCAAGTCATGTTGAGGCTGCGCGTAATGCTATTTTAATGTACATCTACGAGACAGGAAACAGCAAGTTTGTTGATGGTAAAATGATTTTTTTACAAGGAAGCCCAATTCTAACAGAGCAAAACGGGATTCAATTAGGAAGGCTCTCGGGTATTGTGGCTCATTACGTCCCTAAATATCTTCAAAAAAACAGAATGCCATCTTGGGAAACCAATTGTATTGAAGATTGGGAAACCAAAGTTGATGCTATTGTTGAAGAAACCTTACCAGAAAACATGACGGTTATTTCTGGAATACCATCGTGGGTGCAAATGTATTTTGAAAAACTTCAGCAAAAAACAGGTGAAAAAATTGGTGATATTTTTAAAAATTTCAACCTTTTTATTTTTGGAGGCGTTAATTACCAACCTTATAGAGCAAAATTCGAAAACTTAATTGGCAGAAAAGTAGATAGTATAGAACTGTATCCTGCTAGCGAAGGATTTTTTGCATATCAGGACACACAGAATGAAAGAGGGATGTTGCTTCAGCTAAACTCAGGTATTTTTTATGAGTTTATTAAAGCCGATGAGTTTTTTAATAAAAACCCCAAAAGAATTACAATAAAAGACGTTGAAATTGGTGTAAATTATGTTATGATTATTTCAACCAATGCGGGTTTATGGGCTTATAATATTGGTGATACCGTTGAGTTTACTTCAACAAAACCATATCGTGTAATTGTTTCAGGTAGAATAAAACACTTTATTTCTGCCTTTGGCGAGCATGTAATAGGTAAAGAAGTAGAGCAGGCAATTCAAGAAGCTACAGTAAATACAAACATTAGAGTTTCAGAGTTTACGGTAGCGCCGCAAATTAACCCAAAAGAAGGGTTACCTTATCATGAATGGTTTATAGAATTTGAAAACGAGCCAGATAATCTTTCCGTTTTCGCAAAAAAAATAGATGAATCTCTTCAAAAACAAAACAGCTATTATTTTGATTTAATTAAAGGCAGCGTACTTCAACCACTCAAAATTACTAAAGTAAAAAAAGAAGGCTTTCAAGATTACATGAAATCTGTTGGAAAATTAGGCGGTCAAAACAAGCTTCCAAGACTGTCAAACGATAGAAAAATTGTAGACAGTTTTACACAACATAATTAA
- the tatA gene encoding twin-arginine translocase TatA/TatE family subunit yields MSLYMLPLAIGPWQIALIVVVVLLLFGGKKIPELMRGLGSGIKEFKDASKEEDKEGDKKE; encoded by the coding sequence ATGAGCTTATATATGTTACCCTTAGCAATCGGACCTTGGCAAATAGCATTAATTGTTGTGGTTGTTTTATTGCTTTTTGGAGGTAAAAAAATACCTGAATTAATGCGCGGACTTGGTAGTGGTATTAAAGAATTTAAAGACGCTAGCAAAGAAGAAGATAAAGAAGGCGACAAAAAAGAATAA